The Hevea brasiliensis isolate MT/VB/25A 57/8 chromosome 1, ASM3005281v1, whole genome shotgun sequence DNA segment cagagggccccaattcacttctcagttttggagaaagttgcaggaggcacttggcacacagttgaactttagcacttctttccaccctcagacagatggacagtccgaaaggacaatccaaacactggaagacatgctttgcatgagtgttttggattttggaggtcaatgggatgatcagctagctttggtggagtttgcctacaacgacagttaccattccagcatagggatggcaccctatgaggcactatatggaagaaagtgtaggtctcctctgtgttggacagaaatgggaaaagcgaaggtgcatgatgtagatttagtgcagtacacttcggagatagttcctttaatcagggaatgattgaaaacagctttcagtaggcagaagagttatgcagaccccagacggagggatgtggagtttgcagcaggcaggcgactatgtattcctgaaggtttctccaatgaagggagtcatgagatttggaaagaagggcaagttggcacctcagtgtattggaccttttgaggttacggatagagttggagcagttgcctatcggttggagctaccatccaacctttctcatgttcatcctgtgtttcatatctctatgctcaggaaatacattcctgatccttctcatgtactatagccagatgtaatagagctaaaagaaaacttgacgtttgaggagcaacctgtagtcaTAGTGGACTAcaaagtgagacagctaagatcaaaacagatccctatggttaaggttttgtggaggagccagtcagtggaggagtgcacctaggagtcagaacgggacatgcgtagcaaatacccttatctgttcaatgtgtaatcttgtactttattctgccttgtgtaaaattcgaggacgaattttctgtaaggggggaagaatgtaacacccctaatttttaaatttattatttttggggaaataaggatattttattttatttaaattttaggaaattatttgaaatttttttcagattttaaaaatcgggttcgatttttctaaaatataaaactttgatgatttttaaaaattaatttaaagaccacgtggcaaaactaaaaatatatttggagtctacgaatttttctgagttttctgaaattttttcgaaatttttgggcctcattttcggtcctaagacagagtaaaaattcaaaattttgtattccgaatTGAACCTgccgaatcaaaccgaaccggATAGGACTGGTCCaatcggaccggctccttcttctttttctctttttctcccgCGCGCATTTCTtccttcctctctttctctcccgttttctctctcctccctcctccccttgtcgCGCCgtcacctcccctgccaccccagcctgCCGGTGCCCATCCCCAGCCGCCTGGGCGACGCGACGCGCAAGCGCGCCGCTTCATCTTCCCGgctaaaatccggccgatccggccaccaatcggaccgggtcttgtgtctaaatctatctactcgtcgagagctttccatagacaccaagaacacagaaatccatagagcggtttgtccaatttttgcctgggaagttttagcccattttgacttttgggctaaatttctcgcaaaccgtgaaccccacgagaaaaccgagagtactagaGCTCTCCACTCATCGGGAGCTTCACGGCgatataaaattcaaatttttccgacaccgtttttcggtgggtcccacggaacttcgcagtattttttcgagcatttaatgagcttagaaaattccataaaatttatgtactaacccccgtgttgtgggcttcatgtaggtatctttaattcgcggaaattcgatagttgttcgggtctgtgaattttcggccagacaggcCGGCTAccggaaaaagtctccgaattgaatcgaggttttggctaccccaccattgtcagatgtcccgagcgcgtccccggagtcggaatcggcaaaggtaaactcgaaccttgcttttacgtaattttctagtgcttaaataggattaaaaatccataaaatatttgtggtagctcagaaaattatgattctttttgcaatagcctagtaatattgttaaggactgcggggcaaagttttagaatttttagagttcatttgggtagtttttgaaaaaagagttaattataaggactaaattaaaattttacatattgtgatggatgactgtttggataggcccaggaggggctgtgtgatgtgattgagctgtggatatatggattgtgaatatagaagtgtattttgagcccttttgcaggtcgggtaggtcctaggtataggggagactctgccggatcttcggcacgacttaggacgtatttagtctttttttagtttgtattgagtcaaacttattaaatgattgtaataaaattgtcaggtgagctgggacagccttcttcctccacctagccgccacagtgattgccgtcaagtctgtgagtaaaatattaattttaattgtaatttcgatattattatatgttcaagcatgtccatgcataacttatatgcatatatctatgtagttaaactctaggcacgatttatgttgcattcataactgttaaagtgccatggatgttgttgtggtaatttggagcagtgtgcgtgcgttggcgtgcgtgtgatgtggtgtagactatggataggacgggtagacacggcttgagatcttcactaggacctggtccttcggggtagacacggcttgagttcttcactgggaccccgatttggttattaagtggaagtccgagctgagttcttcgctggcacagtttggatttaagagaactgtataggggatcagctcccatatattatgattgatattactgggtgtgtgagtgctccaaattacctttttgctgttatgatgtgaatttattgctgatgtgcatttcactttacaggatgcattagctttagatagttatagagattatagctgaaattgatattttactctctgagtcgaacgctcactcctgttcaatatttttccaggccacaggaggatatttttgaggattAACCTGCTTTTCATCCTCGCAGGTTGTCTaatcatgtttgtgtaattctataaacttctagaatttccgcatgtgttagaaatatttaattgatttgggtttgtaatattaattgctattttggacctgtaaaaatttttattacatgcatgtttgatggattggatgagggagctgagctcccatttatttttatgctgatatgagtatgtggagggtgagctgagcttcccaattgattatttattgtgtttacaggtcggatgagtcaaaaactccccgttagaaggtccattttatggccggattctgtccggttgatttcttgaaattgggcccaaatgggccttagagttgggttagtaaatagttaggcttactacgggtctcgagggctttaggctggcccaggtcttagtgctggtccggcccataggttgggtcgtgacaaattaaGTGATAAGTTTGAGTATTAAGTTTCTAAATTTtcctataaaaagaaaaaaatataaaatagaaaATACGACTTATAAAAACTTAagcttatataataataaatttaataattcttaaattaaatatttatatttagatttacatatttattatatacactttaattaatttttttaataaatctcaatataaatatttaatattataattttaaaatttatttttatatgaggtTAAACTTATATTAgatatattttgtaattaaactagtATTTCATTAGTTATTATAAATAAGATTGATACGACaatctattattattataattatataattttttgaatTTATTCTTTGTTTTACATACAATTATACATATTTTTTGTACAAAAAACTTATtgtttaaagtattaataatattaaaaaaatacagatttcctaattttctttaatttaaaattttattatataacttaaaattattaatattattatgcatcataatttttaaatttttattcaatataataataagtaataatttgaaaaaaaagatATTATCAACtgttttcattaaattttattttgaaaaaaatactcatcaaatattgaaaatttttttatttactttaacttttattcattttattaatattttactaCTAAACAAATTATTGTAGTAATTATCTGTAAAGTATATATTAttctgttaaaaattaaaataattcgcTAATAAAGCATTttattgtgttttttttttattaaattatcctaagaaaaaaaaaaagaagtaaataAAACTATTGACGATGAGAGGAGTCGCAGGAATGCGAATGGAAGATTGAAATGAATGGGCCAACAAATTGCTGATCCAATGAGTTCAAACTGGAAAGCCCAAAAGGTTGGGCACTAAACTGGATGTATGAAATTtaatccaatatatatatataccaataACGCTTAATAATATTCtccctttttaattttaaattttatgaaaaaagaATTAACAAATTTTAATTGGAAATGTGCAATTTCAATTTGAAgtctatttaaaaattaaaattttaatatttttaaaaaaatatacattTTTCGATTTGATTTGAAAATCACTTTAGAATCACACCAATTTGATTCGTGTATATCCCTAATTCAAAGAATATAAAAcctggaaaattaaaaaaaaaaaaatgtacaaaATGGCCAATGGGCGACGATCATTTGTCAGCCCATGACCATATTGATGGCAATTTTCAAAAGCACAGGGTCATTTTAGTAATTTAACACAAACAGTAaccactcttcttcttcttcttcgtcgTTTACCGTTCTTACATGCTTTCTCTCTTCCGTCAATTCGCTAAACTATAAATTAATCACACAGTCCAAACACGGTCCTTAGGGTTTTCGCCTTCTCTCTCCAAAAACCCTACTCCTTCAAATCAATCACATACATTATATAAAGATCTCTCAAATTCACCCAAGTGGTAAGCTTTCTCTAAACCCTTCAACCCAAACTCGCCAAATAGTAAAACCTCCCTCACAGTTAGTTGGATTCTATCTTAGTTTTTCAATATCCGACAAGAGAAAATAATCAATTTATTGGGTTTTCTGTTTCAACTGCTGCATTAACCAATGGATGATCTTGAAAAAGCAATACTTATAAGTTTTGATGAATCAGGCACTATAGATTATGCGCTAAAATCACAAGCAGTTTCTTTCTGTCAGCAAATTAAGGAAGCCCCGACAATATGTAGgatatgtgttgagaaattgtgttTTTGCAATCTTATTCAAGTTCAGTTTTGGTGTTTACAGACTTTACATGAGGTTATTAGGGTCAAGTATGCTCTGTTAAGTTTGGAAGAGAAGGATTTTGTTCGGAAATCAGTATTTTCTATATGCTGTTTTGATGTGATTGATGAGAGCAATGCTGTGAGGGTTTTAGAGGGTCCTGCATTTATAAAGAACAAGCTTGCTCAGGTTTTGGTTACCTTGATTTATTTTGAGTACCCAGTAATTTGGTCTTCAGTGTTTGTTGATTTTTTGCCTTGTTTAAGTAAAGGAGGTATAGTTGTTGATATGTTTTGTCGGGTCTTGAATGCACTGGATGATGAATTAATTAGTTTAGATTACCCTCGTACTCCTGAGGACATGGGGGTTGCAGTGCGGGTTAAGGATGCAATGAGGCAGCAATGTGTGGGTCAGATTGTGAGAGCATGGTTTGGCATTGTATCTATGTATAGGAATTCTGATCCAGAGCTGTGTTCTAGCGTCTTAGATTCAATGCGCAGGTATATTTCATGGATTGATATTGGGTTGATAGTAAATGATGTTTTTCTTCCATTGTTATTCGAGTTGATACTAGTTGATGAAGAATTTGAGCAGCTTCAGGGTGCAGCTGCTGGGTGTGTTTTGGCAGTGGTTTCTAAGCGGATGGATCCACAGTCAAAGTTAACAATATTGCAGAATCTTAAGATCAGTAGGGTTTTTGCTTTGGTAACTGGGGACAGCGCCTCAGAGTTAGTGTCAAAAATAGCTTCATTAATTACTGGTTATGCTGGGGAGGTTTTGGAGTGCTATAAACGGTTTGGTACAGAAGATGCTAAGGAGGTTTCACTAGAGCTTTTGAATGAGGTTTTGCCATCAGTTTTTTTTGTAATGCAGAATTGTGAGGTGGACACGGCATTTAGTATTGTACAATTTCTTTCAGGTTATGTTGCCACTATGAAGAGCCTTTCTCCGTTAAGAGAGAAACAAGCACATTATGTGGGTCAGATATTGGAGGTCATTCATACACAAATTCGATATGATCCTATGTACCGGAATAATCTTGATTTGTTTGATAAGATTGGAAGAGAAGAGGAAGATCGGATGGTTGAATTTAGAAAGGACTTATTTGTGTTGTTGCGTAGTGTGGGTCGAGTGGCACCTGATATCACTCAAATATTTATCAGAAATTCTTTGGCGAGTGCTGTCGCATCTTCATCAGAAATAAATGTTGAAGAGGTGGAAGCCGCTCTTTCTCTTTTGTACGCACTAGGAGAATCATTAAGTGATGAAACCATGAGACCTGGAAGTGGACTGTTGGGTGAACTGGTGCCGATGCTTCTTTCTACAAGGTTTCCTTGTCATTCTAATAGGTTAGTTGCCCTTGTGTATTTGGAGACAATAACTAGATATATGAAGTTTGTTCAGGAGAATATGCAATATATTCCCATGGCTTTGGCTGCCTTTCTGGATGAGAGAGGAATACACCATCCAAACATCCATGTCAGTCGTAGAGCAAGTTATTTGTTCATGAGGGTTGTAAAATTGCTGAAAGCAAAGCTTTTGCCTTTCATAGAGACAATTTTGCAGGTAATATTTAAATCATCTACTATTCTTCTGGTAATGATTCACCTAGAAAATATTGCAATTTGTACTCTTGATTTCTACTGTTTTTGAATTGTTGTATGAATTGACAGAGCCTCCAAGACACAGTTGCTCGATTTACAAGCATGGATTATACATCAAATGAATTTACAGGTTCTGAAGATGGTAGCCACATTTTTGAGGTCACCTGTCACTGCCTGCTTACTCCTTCcttccacacacacacacacacacacacacacactcttcTTTCACACATTAAGTAATCACATAGGAATTTATAGACACTTGCACCCAGAGATATGCTAATGTCATGGGGTTTTTTATTTGTTACGAAATTTCATGATGGTGCTTTTTTTCCCTTCTAATATTTAAAGTGAATATTCACAGGCAATTGGTTTGTTAATTGGTATGGAAGATGTACCACTGCAAAAACAAGCTGATTACCTCTCTTCATTGCTCACTCCTCTTTGCCACCAGGTTATAACTAATTTTTCAGCTTCTTGAAATTTATTTTGTTTAACATTCCTTTCCCTACTATTTTCTTATTCCTGAATTTTGAACCAGTTAACACTTTATGGTTGTCTTCTGAAGGTAAATACTTGCTATGCATGCATAATACGTTGAGCAAAGAACTTCTGATATGTTGTTttcaaagtggttttctcttgttATGCTGCATATGCGTATTAATATAACCATTCCTGTTTAATTCTGAATTATATGTCTAATACAggttgagactttgcttatgaatgCTAAATTGCTAAATTCAGAAGAGTATCCAGCGAAAATTGtaaatatgcagcaaataatcaTGGCAATTAATGCACTCAGCAAGGTTCTTTCCTGTTCTTTTGCTACCTTAGTTGCTGCTCTGGTGCAAATTTCCCTTTTAACCATATCTCTTTCTATTTTAAGTCAATTACTCTATTATTTACTGCAGTAAGTAGTTACTAAATTACAATATGATAGATCTTCGTATTAGCCTAATCATTTTAACCTGCTATGTTTTAAGTTCTGTTAATTTTTACACTAATTTCTTTGGTTACATAGAAAAAAAAACTGTATTGCACATGTTTTTGAAGCATCTTTACTATGttctttaattatttttgaaattgtTTTCATAGGAATGTTGTTTGTCCTTACAATTTCACTTTGTAATGCAGGGTTTCAGTGAGCGTCTTGTAACTGCTGGTCGTCCTGCAATAGGCCACATGTTTAAGCAGGTTGTAATTAATGTCTTTGGTTTTTTTTGTTTCTTGTACTACCTGCTACCTATGGTTCCCCCTTCGATTTGCAAAACACAATGAGTTCATAAATCTTTCTTCAAATTTATATCATATTATGATCAAGAATTTCAGTCATATATGCTATCTTGTTGGCAGTTGTGGTGATGACAATATTCCACCATCTGTTATTACCCATATAttcatttcttatttttatttaccttctTTAAAATTATGGTGTTGAAGGTTCTGTTCCTGTTTATTGACCTATTTctattgttcttcttcttcttcttcttcttctctcctcTTTAATGTGTTACATTTTGTTTACCTCTCTCTGTGATCCAGACATTGGATGTTCTTCTACAGATTCTTGTTGTGTTTCCAAAGATGGAGCCTCTCCGGATTAAGGTAAGAGCAAGATATGGAGCCATGGGAATgctttcttttgatttttctttctattttttttttattgactaTACATATTCCCTAAAGCTAGCATTCATGGAATTCAGGTTACTTCTTTCATACATCGGATGGTGGACACTTTGGGAGCATCTGTTTTTCCTTACCTTCCAAAAGCATTGGAGCAATTGCTTGCTGAATGTGAGGTAAAATATATCTGTTCTTGTTAATTGTATACAAACTTGTAGCTAGTTTTCTGACATTTTCTTGATTACAATTAATGCTCATCTTTTCTGCATATAATGCTGAGTGTTTTTGGAATGATAATGGAATGGGATGGGATTGATGCCTGCCTTGCCTGCCCTTATACAGGAAGTGGTAGTGAGTTCACCTGGATAGGATGAATGCATTTTTGATAAATCCATGGGCAATGAGTTTTGATGTATTGGGGTTATCCATATATATAGAAGCTTTTCATTTTCGTGCTTATCCTAATTGTTGGTTCAGTTTATGAATGGAGAAAAGGAGCATTAGAATGGCCTTAGCTCTAGAATATTCcacaaaaaattaacaaaaaaaaaataataacattGAGAAAATTATGAATTCCATTGAGTTCCATTTACTTGATCGAACAACTTAAATTTCACTTATTTCTACTACATCAAATGATCTTTCAAATTGGTCAAGACTCTCCAGTTTATGGCCACTTCTCTGTGGTACCAGTTGTTGCTTCATTGAATTTGCCACATCATGTCTTGGACAATGCTTCGTCGCAGTGGGCCATTCATGTGGAGTTCAATTATCTAGGATGGTCATAGCCCATAGACTTGTGTCTTGCATAAATGTCTGCCATAGGAAGTCCACATCATTTCCttctattttctttaaaatttttgcttTGGAAAGTGAAACATTACTGCATGTTGAGTTTTTGATGTGATAAGGAGAAACTTGCTCATCTTTTGGAGTAAAAATGTTTTTATATTATAACAGCAATTGAAAGTTGCTGTGATTTTGGGAATACGTGAGTTCACAATTCAGAACAGTTATCtaattctttcatccttacagtaGTGTAAGGTGGGCAAAGCAAATGATCGCTTCAGGTAACAGTTATCCTAGGCTCATAAAATTGTTAAAGTTCAGCGTTTGTGGCCTCAAATGGATTGAAGAGAGCCCAAATCTCAGCTTGCATCAATATGTTAGTGTAAAGGTGGGCAAAGCAAATAATCCCTTCAAGTGTCATCTCGTGGGAGCTTAAAATGGTTAAATTTTAGAGGTTTTGTGGTCTCAAATTGATTTGAGACAGCTTCCTTTTAGTATTGTGTGTAAAGGTTCTGGCCTTCAGTAGTTTCATCTTTGTTGGTAGGTACGCATGCTTTGACTTCTTTCACAGTGTTTTGTAATGGAATTGGAAGCACAATTaaaccttttttttcttttaatccttgtgaattatgattgcttGTGTACTTGAGAATAATTCATCTTTGTGCCACAACATATGCTAAGTTTCTGCCTACTGAAGGTGGCTGTACGGTTCGACTTAAAGTGCAATACTTCTATTGAAGGTTCTAGTACAGGTGCAGTCATTAGGGCCCTTTCTGGCATTATTTTTGGAATGTGTTTACAACATTTTTCAGCCAAGCATCTTTTAAGTTACTTTGCAGAAAGCAATTAGAAACTTTTGTCATgacatagttttgtaatataaaactATTTACAAGGGCCATTTGGCTTTCTTTAATATCCTTTCGAGAGATGAGGTCTTTAAGTTAATTTAATAGCTTTATGATATTTCTTGCATGATAAGGAAATGCTTGCCTTTTGCCCTAGGCAGGGTGTGAAACTTTTAAGGAATTTGTCTTTCACATGTTTTGAACCACAATAAGGTTTGGATGTTTGTGCATAATTCCAAATGTGACAGTACATGAAGACATGATTTTTGGAATATATTTATTGCAGCTGAAGGAAATGGTTGGTTTTCTTTTACTACTCAACCAACTTATTTGCAAATTCAACACCTCGTTTCGTGACATATTGGAGGAAGTTTTTCCAGCCATCGCTGGAAGAATGTTTAATGTTATCCCAAAGGATGCATTTCCTTCAGGACCTGGAACCAATACTGAGGTATGGAAATATTAATCCAGCAATATTTCTTAATCCATGGCATGCATTAACTCTCTTCCCAGCAGCATCTTCTTTGCGTATATATGGCTCGGTAGACATTAATTAAGGTTGTGCTTGGTTATTTTCTTGATTGTTGTAATTAACtatgccttttttttttaaattcaaatttatttttattttcattttcatggCTATTTATTGTTTAAATGTAATTTCTTTAAGGCAATGTGTTGAATTACCTGTCATTATCCCTTGTTTTTCTTGTAGGAAATCCGTGAATTACAAGAACTTCAGAAAACATTGTATACATTTTTGCATGTGATAACTACGCACGATCTATCGTCAGTCTTCCTTTCACCCAAAAGTAGGGGTTACTTGGATTCTTTGATGCAGTTGCTGCTGTACACAGCTTGTAATCACAAGGATATCCTTGTAAGAAAGGTGAGTTTCTAATTTTGCTGACCGACAGATTGGATCttctaaaatattatattatttatgaacTTGATGTAACATTTTTCTCTATCTGCATTTCAGGCATGTGTACAGATATTCATTAGATTAATTAAAGATTGGTGTGCCAAACCTTATGGTGAAGAAAAGGTTTGTGTGCTCTGAAATATATAGTTCTTAGTAGCATTTTATGTTGATGTTTTTATTGCTTTAATGATATTAAATGCGTTCAGGTGCCGggttttcaaagtttcataattgaGGCCTTTGCAACAAACTGTTGTCTGTATAGTGTGCTTGACAAATCCTTTGAGTTCCAAGATGCAAATACTGTGAGTATTATCGtttagatttttattttcttcttatttcaatcattttatgAATTCTGGTGTTCCCacaattttggtgcattctgaaaGAGGGCATTGATAAAATTGATATGGATGCATGGCAGCAGACAAGATATCAGAGCCAGTGTTCAATGGAACTGTTTGTTATATGCTAATACCTAAAATGATGCATAGTAATAATTGGCTATGATTGGTAGATTTCTGAAATTTTAAAGAGTTTTGCCAGACTTTATGGTTCATGGTGAATTTCTTTGGAGTTCAGCAAGTTAAATTGCATGCAAGTTTCAATTAGTGAAAACAAGCATAGACTTACTGCCCCATTAAGAGTActaccttatatatatatatatatatatatatatatatatatataagggtgTAATCATTGATCTGATGAGTGTAGAGCAATTGTATGATACTGAATATTTCCATGTCTTCCCCTTTTGAGAACT contains these protein-coding regions:
- the LOC110634284 gene encoding exportin-T isoform X1, which produces MDDLEKAILISFDESGTIDYALKSQAVSFCQQIKEAPTICRICVEKLCFCNLIQVQFWCLQTLHEVIRVKYALLSLEEKDFVRKSVFSICCFDVIDESNAVRVLEGPAFIKNKLAQVLVTLIYFEYPVIWSSVFVDFLPCLSKGGIVVDMFCRVLNALDDELISLDYPRTPEDMGVAVRVKDAMRQQCVGQIVRAWFGIVSMYRNSDPELCSSVLDSMRRYISWIDIGLIVNDVFLPLLFELILVDEEFEQLQGAAAGCVLAVVSKRMDPQSKLTILQNLKISRVFALVTGDSASELVSKIASLITGYAGEVLECYKRFGTEDAKEVSLELLNEVLPSVFFVMQNCEVDTAFSIVQFLSGYVATMKSLSPLREKQAHYVGQILEVIHTQIRYDPMYRNNLDLFDKIGREEEDRMVEFRKDLFVLLRSVGRVAPDITQIFIRNSLASAVASSSEINVEEVEAALSLLYALGESLSDETMRPGSGLLGELVPMLLSTRFPCHSNRLVALVYLETITRYMKFVQENMQYIPMALAAFLDERGIHHPNIHVSRRASYLFMRVVKLLKAKLLPFIETILQSLQDTVARFTSMDYTSNEFTGSEDGSHIFEAIGLLIGMEDVPLQKQADYLSSLLTPLCHQVETLLMNAKLLNSEEYPAKIVNMQQIIMAINALSKGFSERLVTAGRPAIGHMFKQTLDVLLQILVVFPKMEPLRIKVTSFIHRMVDTLGASVFPYLPKALEQLLAECELKEMVGFLLLLNQLICKFNTSFRDILEEVFPAIAGRMFNVIPKDAFPSGPGTNTEEIRELQELQKTLYTFLHVITTHDLSSVFLSPKSRGYLDSLMQLLLYTACNHKDILVRKACVQIFIRLIKDWCAKPYGEEKVPGFQSFIIEAFATNCCLYSVLDKSFEFQDANTLVLFGEIVLAQKVMYEKFGDDFLIHFVSKGFPSAHCPQDLAQQYCQKLQGSDFKALKSFYQSVIENLRLQQNGSVVFR
- the LOC110634284 gene encoding exportin-T isoform X2, with amino-acid sequence MDDLEKAILISFDESGTIDYALKSQAVSFCQQIKEAPTICRICVEKLCFCNLIQVQFWCLQTLHEVIRVKYALLSLEEKDFVRKSVFSICCFDVIDESNAVRVLEGPAFIKNKLAQVLVTLIYFEYPVIWSSVFVDFLPCLSKGGIVVDMFCRVLNALDDELISLDYPRTPEDMGVAVRVKDAMRQQCVGQIVRAWFGIVSMYRNSDPELCSSVLDSMRRYISWIDIGLIVNDVFLPLLFELILVDEEFEQLQGAAAGCVLAVVSKRMDPQSKLTILQNLKISRVFALVTGDSASELVSKIASLITGYAGEVLECYKRFGTEDAKEVSLELLNEVLPSVFFVMQNCEVDTAFSIVQFLSGYVATMKSLSPLREKQAHYVGQILEVIHTQIRYDPMYRNNLDLFDKIGREEEDRMVEFRKDLFVLLRSVGRVAPDITQIFIRNSLASAVASSSEINVEEVEAALSLLYALGESLSDETMRPGSGLLGELVPMLLSTRFPCHSNRLVALVYLETITRYMKFVQENMQYIPMALAAFLDERGIHHPNIHVSRRASYLFMRVVKLLKAKLLPFIETILQSLQDTVARFTSMDYTSNEFTGSEDGSHIFEAIGLLIGMEDVPLQKQADYLSSLLTPLCHQVETLLMNAKLLNSEEYPAKIVNMQQIIMAINALSKGFSERLVTAGRPAIGHMFKQILVVFPKMEPLRIKVTSFIHRMVDTLGASVFPYLPKALEQLLAECELKEMVGFLLLLNQLICKFNTSFRDILEEVFPAIAGRMFNVIPKDAFPSGPGTNTEEIRELQELQKTLYTFLHVITTHDLSSVFLSPKSRGYLDSLMQLLLYTACNHKDILVRKACVQIFIRLIKDWCAKPYGEEKVPGFQSFIIEAFATNCCLYSVLDKSFEFQDANTLVLFGEIVLAQKVMYEKFGDDFLIHFVSKGFPSAHCPQDLAQQYCQKLQGSDFKALKSFYQSVIENLRLQQNGSVVFR